A portion of the Solea senegalensis isolate Sse05_10M linkage group LG17, IFAPA_SoseM_1, whole genome shotgun sequence genome contains these proteins:
- the LOC122783936 gene encoding poly [ADP-ribose] polymerase 1-like, with protein sequence MKSEGKRKSDEVDGVSKKQKKEDDDENKRLEEQLRNQSQQIWGIKDKLRKYCSINDMKELLIANGQVVPSGETNVVDCLADCMAFGALEACQECKGQLVYKGDAYYCSGFTGFTQRRLPIKLTAASAWRVHPVPRPSNCQGEHLQSPMYEGKVRHRHHYSCIWQRAAPQSTAVIAGYTDLRWDNQGKVKKAIESGGAVGSDCVSKKSVDPEKPQLGLIDCWYHTACFVSPREELAFKPEYTAAQLKGYNTLRAEDKEELKKRLPAMKSEG encoded by the exons TGGAGtgtcaaagaaacaaaagaaagaagacgacgacgagAACAAAAGGCTGGAAGAGCAGTTGAGG AACCAAAGCCAGCAGATTTGGGGAATCAAGGACAAGCTGAGGAAATATTGTTCAATTAATGATATGAAGGAGCTGCTGATCGCAAATGGACAGGTGGTTCCCTCTGGAGAGACCAAT GTGGTCGACTGCCTGGCTGACTGTATGGCCTTTGGTGCTCTCGAGGCCTGTCAGGAGTGCAAGGGCCAGCTGGTGTATAAGGGAGATGCTTATTACTGCTCAGGGTTTACAGGGTTTACCCAAAGGAGGCTTCCAATCAAACTGACAGCTGCCAGTGCCTGGCGAGTGCATCCAGTGCCCCGTCCAAGCAACTGCCAGGGGGAGCACCTTCAG TCCCCCATGTATGAGGGAAAGGTCCGTCACCGGCACCACTACTCCTGCATCTGGCAGCGAGCAGCACCTCAGTCCACTGCTGTCATTGCTGGGTACACTGACCTCCGCTGGGACAACCAGGGTAAAGTCAAAAAGGCCATTGAAAGTGGTGGAGCTGTAG GATCAGATTGTGTGTCTAAGAAGTCTGTGGACCCAGAGAAACCTCAGCTGGGTCTTATTGACTGCTGGTACCACACAGCGTGTTTCGTGAGTCCCAGGGAGGAGCTGGCCTTCAAACCTGAATACACTGCTGCCCAGCTGAAGGGTTACAACACACTACGGGCTGAAGACAAGGAAGAGCTTAAGAAGAGACTTCCTGCTATGAAATCTGAAGGGTGA
- the LOC122784504 gene encoding adenosine receptor A2a-like: MAAELVIAFLSTVGNLLVCIAVCINRNLRTVTNYFLVSLAVADICVGTIAIPCAILTDVGLPRHSFYLCLLMLSVLIIFTQSSIFSLLAVAVDRYVAIFMPFRYQALMTSRNAMLVILTTWLLTFFIGLVPLMGWHKTPPDSGYCLFVLVVDMTYFVYLMFFVCVLIPLLIMYLIYARIFVMVKRQMRRIASEQSGRGGKQMRDAASIRREMKTATSLFLVLFLFTICWIPLHVINCFLVLCPVCPVPFELLLTTIILSHANSAVNPFLYAYTMTSFRDTFKAIFLCCRPVRNREAANMDSCEGREGEAEHQS, translated from the coding sequence ATGGCAGCTGAGCTCGTCATCGCGTTTCTCTCCACAGTCGGTAATTTACTGGTCTGTATCGCTGTCTGCATCAACCGCAATCTACGCACCGTCACCAACTACTTTCTGGTCTCGCTTGCAGTTGCTGACATCTGTGTGGGCACTATTGCCATTCCCTGTGCCATCCTGACAGATGTCGGTTTACCACGTCACAGTTTTTACCTATGTCTTCTCATGCTCAGTGTGCTGATAATTTTCACCCAGAGTTCCATCTTTAGCCTGTTGGCAGTTGCCGTAGACCGCTATGTGGCCATCTTCATGCCGTTTCGCTACCAGGCCTTGATGACATCTCGAAATGCCATGCTGGTCATCCTCACCACGTGGCTGCTGACCTTCTTCATTGGGCTTGTGCCTCTGATGGGCTGGCACAAGACACCACCTGATTCAGGCTACTGTTTATTTGTCTTAGTGGTGGACATGACCTATTTTGTGTACTtaatgttctttgtttgtgtgttgatacCTCTGTTGATCATGTATCTCATCTACGCTCGTATCTTTGTTATGGTCAAGCGGCAGATGAGACGCATCGCATCTGAGCAAAGTGGTCGAGGGGGAAAGCAGATGAGGGATGCGGCGAGCATACGCCGCGAGATGAAGACGGCCACGTCACTTTTTCTGgttcttttccttttcacaaTCTGCTGGATCCCACTCCATGTGATTAACTGCTTCCTGGTTCTATGCCCAGTCTGTCCAGTGCCATTCGAGCTGCTGCTCACTACCATCATACTGTCACATGCAAACTCTGCTGTTAACCCTTTCCTGTATGCGTACACAATGACGTCATTCAGGGACACTTTTAAAGCCATTTTCTTATGCTGCCGACCGGTGAGAAACAGAGAGGCTGCAAATATGGACAGTTGTGAAGGTAGAGAGGGTGAAGCTGAACACCAGAGCTAA
- the lin9 gene encoding protein lin-9 homolog — MAEMDQLLDESSSAEALVSLKEGSLSNTLNEKNSFPRAHNTRGRHSSLTMDTPTRSSKRSRLFREEDELPQQRLPSRSPRRSQRVTTTPQKFSNVVTPDKKASQKIGLRLRNLLKLPKAHKWCIYEWFYSNIDRPLFEGDNEFCLCLKESFPNLKTRKLTRVEWGTIRRLMGKPRRCSSAFFAEERTALRQKRQKMRLLQQRKLSDVSNCKDLPDEIPLPLIIGTKVTARLRGVHDGLFTGQIDAVDTSAATYRVTFDRTGLGTHTVPDYEVLSNEPNETMPISAFAQKHRTTRYMQNLMTPPRGIYPSATTPVLMDNDPLINQSPWRNKLSGGEGETLGGFPVKFLVQVTRLSKILMIKKEHIKHLKEMNTEAEKLKSYLMPIDLEFQKRYATTVLELDQLNKDLNKVLHEVQQYCCELAPDQGMVPADHPTELRRRCEEEAQQMVQLSSSLREGPQSLTNPSLTHLISRLTALLLQIKCLADGTDLNSFEFKSLTDSLNDIKASIDPSNLSCFQNNVEIHVAHIQSGLSQLGNLHAFAANNTNAV, encoded by the exons ATGGCGGAGATGGACCAGCTGTTAGACGAGA GCTCCTCAGCAGAGGCACTCGTCAGTCTAAAAG AGGGTAGTTTGTCCAACACTCTGAATGAAAAGAACAGCTTCCCAAGAGCTCACAACACCAGGGGACGACATTCCTCCCTCACAATGGATACG CCCACACGGAGCTCAAAGAGGAGCCGTTTGTTTCGTGAAGAAGATGAGCTGCCACAACAGCGTCTCCCCTCTAGATCCCCTCGAAGGAGTCAGAGGGTCACCACCACACCACAG aAGTTTTCTAATGTGGTGACACCAGATAAAAAGGCATCCCAGAAAATAGGGCTGAGACTAAGAAACCTCCTGAAACTACCTAAAGCTCACAAATGGTGCATCTATGAGTGGTTCTATTCCAATATTGACAG ACCGCTCTTTGAGGGTGACAACGAATTCTGCCTGTGTCTCAAGGAGTCTTTCCCCAACCTGAAAACAAGAAAGTTAACACGAGTTGAATGGGGAACTATCAGGAGGCTGATGGGAAAACCTCGACG GTGTTCGTCAGCATTTTTTGCTGAAGAGCGAACAGcgctgaggcagaaaaggcaaAAGATGCGTCTGCTGCAGCAAAGAAAACTGTCTGACGTGTCAAACTGCAAAGACCTTCCTGATGAAATCCCCCTGCCTCTCATCATAGGAACCAAAGTCACTG CTCGACTCCGAGGTGTCCACGATGGGTTGTTCACAGGACAGATTGACGCCGTGGACACCAGTGCTGCGACCTATCGCGTCACCTTTGACCGCACTGGTCTGGGAACACACACTGTGCCTGACTATGAAGTCCTG AGCAATGAACCCAATGAGACGATGCCCATTTCAGCTTTTGCCCAGAAGCACCGGACAACACGCTACATGCAAAACCTCATGACTCCACCCAGAGGAATTTACCCCTCTGCTACAACTCCTGTCCTTATG gaCAATGACCCTCTCATTAATCAGTCACCATGGAGGAACAAACTTTCGGGTGGTGAGGGAGAAACTCTGGGTGGTTTTCCCGTCAAGTTTCTGGTCCAAGTG ACAAGGCTGTCCAAGATCCTCATGATCAAGAAAGAGCACATCAAGCACTTGAAAGAAATgaacacagaggcagagaaactG AAGTCATACTTGATGCCTATTGACCTAGAATTCCAGAAACGATACGCTACCACAGTGCTTGAGCTGGACCAGCTCAATAAAGATCTCAACAAGGTGCTGCATGAAGTTCAGCAGTATTGCTGTGAG CTTGCGCCGGATCAGGGCATGGTTCCTGCCGACCACCCCACAGAGTTGAGGCGGCGCTGTGAAGAAGAGGCCCAGCAGATGGTGCAGCTGAGCAGTTCCCTAAGGGAAGGACCGCAGAGTTTGACGAACCCCAGCCTCACACACCTCATTTCCCGCCTCACTGCTCTGCTACTACAGATCAAG TGTCTGGCAGACGGCACTGACCTCAACTCATTTGAGTTCAAATCTCTAACAGACTCTCTCAATGACATTAAGGCATCAATCGATCCCTCCAATCTCAG ttgtTTCCAGAATAATGTTGAGATCCATGTGGCACACATCCAGAGTGGCCTTAGTCAACTGGGCAATCTGCATGCGTTCGCTGCCAACAACACCAATGCTGTCTGA
- the mixl1 gene encoding homeobox protein MIXL1, with translation MRVGDLNHFQMYHEGPLQMNNIVNSGCLSLTHSLTEPNVWYISDYGASDVTNFFSSANSAPRADKCVAILTHRRKRTNFTQQQIEVLEKVYSDTKYPDIYLRERLEALTGLPESRIQVWFQNRRAKSRRQVGSSVSMKVTNPPAVAAAGAFSQLQSRMGSDKVYESSHTAEPHRLGGFGLEENFRPNMHQNTEDHHHRTSLPTKPSSFEHNPVSCIFEKEGTRMKPEQMQQHELSVNVPCCNIHLYPNEKEHQPKIEANMTDNQGQQVLVEYDNFPPNKTIGPEMKVVIPPLPSHHNFNRSSPKDNRCQIQYHQVRATGDRFSHFSPIHAAEAKDFTDSDSDWENEAIAGFGGFM, from the exons ATGCGCGTCGGGGATCTGAATCATTTCCAGATGTATCATGAGGGGCCTCTGCAGATGAACAACATAGTGAACTCAGGTTG TTTATCTCTCACACATTCACTAACTGAACCTAATGTTTGGTATATTTCAGATTATGGAGCTTCGGATGTGACAAACTTCTTCAGTTCAGCAAACTCTGCACCGAGGGCAGACAAATGCGTGGCCATTCTGACCCACAGGAGAAAGAGGACCAACTTCACCCAGCAGCAAATAGAGGTGCTGGAGAAAGTTTACTCAGACACCAAATACCCTGACATCTACCTGCGAGAGAGACTAGAGGCTCTGACCGGGCTGCCAGAGTCCAGAATTCAG GTGTGGTTTCAGAACAGAAGAGCCAAGTCTCGTCGCCAAGTTGGTTCATCAGTGTCCATGAAGGTAACCAATCCaccagcagtagcagcagcaggagcctTCAGCCAACTCCAGAGCAGGATGGGCTCAGACAAAG TGTACGAAAGCAGTCACACCGCAGAGCCACACAGGTTGGGTGGTTTTGGATTAGAGGAAAATTTCAGACCAAATATGCACCAAAACACAGAGGATCACCACCACCGCACCAGTCTACCCACCAAACCCAGCAGCTTTGAACACAATCCCGTCTCCTGCATCTTTGAGAAAGAGGGAACCAGAATGAAGCCTGAGCAGATGCAGCAACACGAGCTGAGCGTTAATGTTCCGTGCTGCAACATCCATCTGTATCCCAACGAAAAGGAGCATCAGCCAAAGATCGAGGCCAACATGACAGACAACCAGGGTCAACAAGTTCTGGTGGAATATGACAATTTCCCACCCAACAAAACCATTGGACCAGAGATGAAAGTTGTGATCCCTCCCCTTCCATCCCATCACAACTTCAACAGGTCATCACCAAAGGATAACAGATGCCAAATCCAGTATCACCAAGTGAGAGCCACAGGAGACAGGTTCAGTCACTTTTCCCCGATCCACGCTGCTGAGGCCAAGGACTTTACAGACTCTGACTCCGACTGGGAGAATGAGGCTATTGCTGGATTTGGTGGCTTTATGTGA
- the acbd3 gene encoding Golgi resident protein GCP60 — protein sequence MMATEVQSGDLDSATSSRLEVSIDGLTLSPDSEGDQGQVEEPVTETAEPQTETPGAVEGEDGETAKSALERKWGFPLQELYGMALKFFKDKDGKAFHPTYEEKLRLVALHKQVLLGPYNPDASPEVGFFDVLGNDRRKEWASLGNMEKEDAMVEFVQLLNKCCTLFAPYVISHKIEREEQERKRKEEEERQRREEEERERQRQEEERRRLEEEERLRREQEERRQAEEERLRVEQQKQQIMAALNAQTAVQFQQYAAQQYPNSPEQQLGLIRQLQEQHYQQYMQQLYQVQLAQQQAALQKQQQADCMHGTLDSCNFNSGEHVAASAAGPLCAASSPAGGEAPTINGAQLDSFSESMEREPEPEPAEEVSENGPLLADSPPVIAAPSMWTRPQIKDFKEKIRQDADSVITVGRGEVVTVRVPTHEEGAYLFWEFATDYYDIGFGVLFEWTDAASASVSVHVSESSDEDEDEEGEPPNEEEKAKKEAGKPQVDEIVPVYRRDCHEEVYAGSHQYPGRGVYLLKFDNSYSLWRSKSVYYRVYYTR from the exons ATGATGGCGACAGAGGTTCAGAGCGGCGACCTCGACAGTGCTACATCTAGCCGGCTCGAAGTTTCCATCGACGGCCTCACCCTCAGTCCTGACTCGGAGGGTGACCAGGGCCAGGTCGAAGAGCCGGTCACCGAAACCGCGGAGCCCCAAACCGAGACGCCGGGAGCCGTTGAGGGCGAAGATGGAGAGACTGCTAAATCTGCGTTAGAGAGGAAATGGGGCTTTCCCTTACAAGAGCTGTACGGGATGGCCCTGAAATTTTTCAAAG ATAAAGATGGCAAAGCTTTCCACCCGACCTATGAGGAGAAGCTTCGACTGGTGGCTCTCCACAAACAGGTGCTGCTGGGCCCTTATAATCCAGATGCTTCGCCAGAGGTCGGCTTCTTTGACGTCTTAGGCAATGACCGCAG GAAAGAGTGGGCCTCCCTGGGTAACATGGAGAAAGAGGATGCCATGGTGGAGTTTGTCCAACTACTTAATAAGTGCTGTACCCTCTTTGCACCCTACGTCATCTCACACAAGAtagagagggaggagcaggagaggaaaag gaaagaggaggaggagcgccagaggagggaagaggaggagagggagcgacaaagacaggaggaggagagacggaggcttgaggaggaggaaaggctGAGGAGAGAGCAAGAGGAAAGGAgacaggcagaggaggagaggctaCGGGTTGAGCAGCAGAA ACAACAAATAATGGCAGCACTGAATGCTCAGACGGCAGTGCAGTTCCAACAGTATGCTGCTCAGCAATACCCAAACAGCCCAGAGCAACAGCTGGGCCTTATTCGTCAACTCCAGGAACAGCATTATCAGCAGTACATGCAGCAGCTCTACCAGGTTCAACTGGCGCAGCAGCAG GCCGCcctgcagaaacagcagcaggctGATTGTATGCATGGGACTCTTGACTCCTGCAACTTCAACAGTGGTGAACATGTAGCTGCCTCAGCAGCTGGGCCTTTATGTGCAGCTTCATCGCCTGCTGGTGGGGAAGCCCCTACAATCAATGGAGCCCAGTTAGATTCGTTTTCTGAAAGCATGGAGCGAGAGCCCGAGCCCGAGCCGGCAGAGGAAGTCTCAGAGAATGGACCTTTATTAG CTGACTCGCCACCAGTCATAGCGGCTCCCTCCATGTGGACACGGCCACAGATCAAGGACTTCAAGGAGAAAATCCGACAGGACGCAGACAGTGTGATCACAGTGGGGCGTGGCGAGGTGGTGACGGTGCGGGTCCCCACCCACGAGGAGGGCGCCTACCTGTTCTGGGAGTTTGCCACGGACTATTATGACATCGGCTTTGGAGTGTTGTTCGAGTGGACGGATGCGGCCTCTGCTTCAGTCAGCGTGCATGTGTCTGAATCCAGTgacgaggatgaggatgaggaag GTGAACCTCCcaatgaggaggagaaagcaAAGAAGGAAGCTGGGAAGCCCCAGGTGGATGAGATAGTGCCGGTGTACCGGCGAGACTGTCATGAGGAGGTGTACGCTGGCAGCCACCAGTACCCCGGGCGTGGGGTCTACCTGCTCAAGTTTGACAACTCCTATTCACTCTGGCGCTCCAAGAGTGTTTACTACAGAGTCTACTACACCAGATAA